One window from the genome of Hydra vulgaris chromosome 02, alternate assembly HydraT2T_AEP encodes:
- the LOC136076278 gene encoding uncharacterized protein LOC136076278 has product MPRVYKRTTSKAKTSSKDMKDALHLIQKGKNKQELKLKEYILTCSRMFYGLPINECRCLAFEIATINKISISQRWHKDSMAGIDWMNKFRKRHPDFSLRTPEGYSLSWATSFNAHNVNILFDKLKELFARSPAFANGTWIFNLDETGTNTVQNPQKVLAKKAVKSVNKVTSAERGTLVTTCIITSASGQYLSPVIIFPRVHFKEHMLSGAPSGSLGLACKTGWMNDELFLNVMNHFIKFSYSTKENPSLLIFDNFEAHLSIAVLNLAKEHGVNVFTLPPYSTHKLQPLDMEVKGPFKTSYNAANDLWMLHNPGKIFTIYQVAASVGLAFLKTITPFNIVAALKKTGIFPYDTNVFTDIDFMCSSVTNRNFVSSNADPTTSTTRDIIKMPSPLNIDTNKLVTNDTMVDLSTSSDSFMSPKQFYEP; this is encoded by the exons ATGCCTCGAGTCTATAAAAGAACCACTTCGAAAGCAAAAACTTCTAGTAAAGATATGAAAGATGCATTACATTTAATCCAAAAAGGAAAAA ACAAGCAggaattaaagttaaaagaatatattttgaCTTGTTCAAGAATGTTTTATGGCCTTCCAATTAATGAATGTCGGTGTTTAGCTTTTGAGATAGCaaccattaataaaattagtatttcaCAGAGGTGGCACAAAGACTCAATGGCAGGTATTGATTGGATGAATAAGTTTAGAAAGCGGCATCCAGATTTTTCTCTTAGAACACCTGAAGGATATTCTCTCTCATGGGCAACATCATTTAATGCCCATAAcgtaaatatactttttgataaattaaaagaactttttgctAGATCACCAGCATTTGCAAATGGAACTTGGATTTTTAACCTTGATGAAACTGGAACTAATACCGTGCAGAACCCACAAAAG GTTCTTGCAAAGAAAGCTGTGAAGAGTGTCAACAAAGTCACAAGTGCTGAAAGAGGAACCCTTGTCACAACTTGTATAATAACCAGTGCTTCTGGACAATATCTTTCACCAGTAATTATTTTTCCAAGAGTGCATTTCAAGGAGCATATGTTGTCAGGAGCTCCTTCTGGATCTCTCGGACTCGCATGTAAAACAGGCTGGATGAAcgatgaactttttttaaatgttatgaaTCACTTTATCAAGTTCTCGTATAGTACGAAAGAAAATCCGTCATTGTTAATATTTGACAATTTCGAAGCGCACTTATCTATAGCAGTGTTAAATTTAGCAAAGGAGCATGGAGTGAACGTTTTTACATTACCGCCTTATTCCACGCACAAGTTACAACCACTTGATATGGAAGTTAAAGGGCCATTTAAAACTTCATATAATGCAGCAAATGATTTATGGATGCTCCACAATCCTGGAAAGATATTTACAATTTACCAAGTGGCTGCATCTGTAGGGCTTGCTTTTCTGAAAACCATAACACCTTTTAACATTGTAGCGGCTTTAAAAAAGACAGGTATATTTCCTTATGACACGAACGTGTTTACAGATATCGATTTTATGTGCAGCTCTGTGACAAACAGAAATTTTGTTTCATCAAATGCAGACCccactacttctactactagagatataataaaaatgccATCTCCGCTAAATATAGATACAAACAAACTAGTTACCAATGATACAATGGTTGATCTGTCTACATCATCAGATTCTTTTATGAGccctaaacaattttatgagCCCTAA